In Hippoglossus stenolepis isolate QCI-W04-F060 chromosome 20, HSTE1.2, whole genome shotgun sequence, the following are encoded in one genomic region:
- the ginm1 gene encoding glycoprotein integral membrane protein 1: MKMSGAALCVVLQVFISVVSTQSSPRQLNTETILINVTAGTLADTQLQDSNNLQINFNISVGEEQVLINDVPVELSGVTRFTCQALLLDSNNGSSEFESGDMVSTVTRVMVSQNRLYSSSEEVVALQVFSEVIEMEGKEVQQPEMCEVKILMSPDYQKLAQFTNIYPIGHSEIFRVPRENDVVVTDPPNPQKNEDQLVSQTTSQYPLKHTETTQEETAAPGKLPETPLRMDPDLLYDVRYDDKFDDQESSQPDNIQMKTPPKELISSYSAMCQWMEQVRERLRRFCSESLPLFFLVMWVVVIGVVGSAVIVKILDMFFPTCEHKHIFHMNPVTLMPEDEKHTLLESIETEAEGEEKKP; this comes from the exons ATGAAGATGTCCGGAGCAGCACTCTGCGTTGTGCTTCAGGTTTTTATCTCAGTGGTGTCCACACAGTCGTCGCCCCGGCAGCTGAATACG GAAACCATCTTGATTAACGTGACAGCAGGGACACTGGCGGACACACAGCTGCAGGATTCCAACAACTTGCAG ATCAATTTCAACATATCGGTGGGTGAAGAGCAGGTGCTGATCAATGACGTCCCAGTGGAGCTGTCGGGGGTCACCAGGTTCACCTGTCAGGCTCTTCTCT tggACAGCAACAATGGAAGCAGTGAGTTTGAATCTGGGGACATGGTGTCCACTGTCACCCGGGTGATGGTGAGCCAGAACCGGCTGTacagcagctcagaggaggTGGTGGCTCTACAGGTGTTCAGTGAAGTGATAGAGATGGAGGGCAAAGAG GTCCAGCAGCCTGAGATGTGTGAGGTGAAGATCCTGATGAGCCCAGATTACCAGAAGCTTGCTCAGTTTACCAATATTTACCCAATTGGTCACAGCGAGATCTTCAGGGTTCCCAGGGAAAATGACGTGGTCGTCACTGATCCACCAAATCCTCAGAAAA ATGAAGATCAGCTGGTCTCTCAGACCACCAGCCAGTACCCCCTGAAGCACACAGAGACCACCCAGGAAGAGACTGCAGCTCCTGGGAAGCTCCCAGAGACTCCTCTGCGTATGGACCCCGACCTGCTGTATGACGTCAGATATGATGACAAATTCGATGACCAAGAGTCGAGCCAGCCAGATAACATTCAGATGAAGACTCCACCCAAAGAGCTGATATCATCTTATTCT GCCATGTGTCAGTGGATGGAGCAAGTGAGGGAGCGTCTGAGGCGCTTTTGCTCCGAGTCCCTGCCTCTCTTCTTCCTGGTGATGTGGGTGGTGGTGATCGGCGTTGTCGGATCAGCGGTCATAGTTAAAATCCTGGACATGTTTTTCCCAACATGTGAACACAA gCACATTTTTCACATGAACCCTGTCACTCTCATGCCAGAGGATGAGAAGCACACACTGTTGGAGAGCAtagaaacagaagcagagggagaagagaagaagccTTGA